The DNA region GGTACTGTAGTACCCTGCCTAAAACCTGCCCATTGTCATCCTTAAAACGTTCCAAGAGAGAACAATGTTGTTGTATATTTCTGAAATGTGGAACAAATTATCAATTTTAGGTGGGATGGGGATCTTACCATTGATAAACTACAACTTTTTTTGTTGAGGAGATCCCTTCTCATTTTACAACTCCAAGAATCATAATTATTTTTATTCAAGGGAGGAGAGACGAGAACCACACATGGGTTCTACGATGGATGAATGTAGTAGAGGTTTGTCGAGTCTATGGCTGGATTACAGGGAGACGATGGAtttatgatgttgttgttggtTATGGATGAGGTATCGGTGTGTGTTGGATTTTCCATTGAGAAATAACTCgaggaagaagaaaaaggagaagaagaCAAGCCCTAATTTAGAGAAGTTAGagaaaatatgcaaaaagaaTCCTAATTCAAAAGACCAATGAAAGAGATGTAACTGTAGAATTTTTATTGAATGAATGTGATGTGTTTGGGACGCAACTCTAATTCCTAATTTGTATCTTTTTTTGTAAAAAGAAAGAATTATTATGTTAGTGATACTATAATATAATTATGATTCAAGGATAATATGCGTGGAAGATTTATAAAACAACTTAACTTTATTAACAAAATTACAAGAGTTTATATACATAATTGGCGAGGgaaacaatatatatatatatatatatatatatatatatatatatatatatatatatatatatatatatatatatatatatatatatatatatatatatatacggCCGGCCCTGTGGGTGTGCGAGGTGTGCCACCGCACAGGGCCTCAAAAATTTGGGGGTcttaaatattaaaaatacattaaatacTTATTATATAGGTTATTTATTAAATACATATTTAATGTTTATGTAGTGGTCTGGTGGCACTACATCAATGTTTTTGATGGTTATGATCTGAGTTCGATTCTACCATTCTAAAATCTTGTTCAAAACTAAAATATTATATGATTTAACTTATACAAACTCTAGAACAAAGAAAATAGTCACTATTTTTAAATGATAattttttttcaatatttttttattagaGTTGAACATGAAAAATTAGACCAAGGCCTATAAAATTCTAATCAAAACCTAATTGTCctaatttaattaattaattaatccatGATTAATCCTACTTTCCAATTAAACTTGtaattaaaaaatatatacatGAAGTAAAACCAACTATGGGTATGAATTCATTTAAAACAAGGGGTGTGAAAGAAATTAGATAAGCCCCATGGTCTAGGAATCCTAAACCTAAATCTCATAAAAATTAATAATGATAAAACAAATGATGCAAGGCCATGGCGAGGAGGGACCAAGTTCATCCGCCAACAATCCTCACATCGATACTACTTCCACCTAGATTTGTACAAGTGGCGATTGAAGAAAAACCAAAATAGAGCAAAGACCCCACTCCCACCTCTCATGCTTCGTTCATtccctttttctttctcttctttttttcAATCTTTAAAATCACACTATTGCAAAAAAAGTCAAACTTTCTATCATCCATTCTAATACTTAGTTCAAACATAAATTGAAGCATGAAAACAGAGCAGAAGCTGAAATCTCCAATGACGGAAAAGGTGCGAGTCGCGACTGCTTTGGTCGGTTTACACGTCGGACTTCAGAGGTTTCACGGAGGTCGATTCAAGGGCGAGCGGAGGTGCTCGTGGCGAGGGTCGTCGGGTGTGGAGATCGTCGGAACTGCGTGTGCGGAGGTTCACGGTGGTCGATTCAACAGCGAGCGGTGGTGCTTGTGGCGGGTTTAGGATCTAAAACGCGATCCATGATGGTGGTGATAGATCTGTGCGGCAGAGGCGCTCGACGGATTCAAACGAGACAATGACCAAAATTAAGTGGTTGACAAACTCTGGTGAGATTCGGGTGTATTTAGTTAGAAATACAAATAGAATGATTTGAAGAGTTATTATTCTCATTACAAGTTACAGTACATATACAAGAGAGAGAGGATCATTCATGATCCAAGAATCAAGGGAACTTAATGTACAAGCTACCAATAAGGAAACTAATGAAGACAAAATCAAATATTCTAATTCCATATGATTTGTGGTTAATTACTGTCAAGACAGTATTAAGTGACTTGTCTAACACCCCCTCAAACTTGAGGGTGATGTAATTACTCCAAGTTTGTCTCTTAACAGATTGAACCTTGAGTGAGTGAGAGCTTTGGTGAGGCAATCTGCAACTTGGTCTGCTGAGGGTACATAAGCAATTGTGACTTCATTTTGTAGCACTTTGTCTTTGATGTAGTACACATCGATTTCAATGTGTTTAGTTCTAGCATGCATCACTGGATTGGAAGCAAGAGCTTTAACACTTAGATTGTCACACCACATAATAGGATTTCTTAATTAGGGAAATTTTAACTCTTGCATTAGTGAGCATGTCCACGTAATTTCAGTTGCCAAGTCTGCCAATGCTCTATATTCTGACTCAGTTGATGATCTTGACACTACCTTTTGCTTCCTTGAAGACCAAGATACTAGAGTTTCACCAAGAAAAACACAGTGCCCTGCAATTGATTTTCTATCATCTATGCTTGTTGCCCAATTTGCATCTGAAAACCCTGTGATGTCTAGATTAGTTGATGGTTTAATATGTAGACAGTGATCAATGGTGCCTTGAATATATCTGAATATTCTTTTTATACCTTGCCAATATTCCATTGTAGGAGAACTCATGTACTGACTCAATTTGTTGACAGAGAAGGCTATGTCAGGTCTTGTGTTGGTTAAGTACTGCAGTGCTCCCATGGCTTGTCTGAATAGAGTTGCATCTTTCATTGGTTCCCCCTCAATGGTAAATTGTCTACCACTTACCATTGGTGTTGGACAAGCAGTGACTTTTTCAAAGTTGAATCTTTTGAGTAAGTCTCTAGTGTACTTGGATTGCTTCAAGTACAagctgtaacacccttctaaaataccccaataattaattaaaacaacaaaatatgaatcagagtagatatgcaatttcagggtgtcacacttgacacttcacaccattcaccaaaataactggtcatgctcatttattaatcaaaataaaacattgcacaattcgcagcggatagaaatctaacaacatgcaaaccatgtaacacattacatgtaaaattgttcaacaaccaaaaatgaaaacaaagtaaaacatcccgtcccgatgttacatataccagagcatgacccactaaggaactacactagactccaagcactagcgtctactcaatcactgctcgttacttgaaacatagttgtaagggtgagttcctcaatcgatataataagcattataaaatatcatgtaatgctaagtaaattaacacattcatcaccctaatcatatcacacattcagcaacgacaacatcaactcataatcatactcaacacaaacacaaaacacacgtataatattggaatacatccattcatattatacgccatacatacattatgaaatgagacatccatgcatgcggtaccgactattcgtgaacacatagttcaacctcaccgatcaaacccagatacggctaccaagctcactagtcccactcatttgagacctagtgactcactcactaattcctcaccatgggaattagctaccaccataaaggctatgctatgcacgctaaatcacctagcatgcaaacatcaacgacaatccacaatggacatatgctcacactctaagccataaacagtccatccacaattgcatacataatagatatattcacagcattatgcataccatcatacatcatcagcatatttatcacaaaatcatatcatgtcatgccaaataataaatcacagtattagcacactctactaatacctatacttctcaaaacaacgggaaatgatccctactatatcatacatcagctaaattacatcactcaactgaaacgaccaaaactgcacaacatttaaatatcaatttttcacttttcaaacagtgttaaccggttaacgccctgggttaatcggttaacgcaaaacagaatgcgcttcttggcaatttttaacagtgttaaccggttaacaccctgggttaaccggttaacgcaagacagaatttaatttttttaattatcataacagtgttaaccggttaacgccctgggttaaccggttaacgcaagacagaaagttgttcctgcgctaacacaaacagaatgcagaattacccgcatctttcgccgttggaggacttccggacctccgatttcgattccgtaaaaagctacacgtccagaaaactacgactcatccaaatataggttcattcacagttttaacgtaattcattcatcacaattcaagggtatttctcaaaacctaattagagtcaatcaatggcttattactacccattacatgttaacccataatacccattaaacgacgataaaccccccttacctgagttcctagcaattgattctttgaccttcaacaatcgtgaattctcctcttgagccctagcctcttcttctcccctttctcagtttcttctcttttctcccaagtattacgtgttctctgttttcacgtatAAAAACCCTTTTTgctaaatgggactctttactgatt from Lathyrus oleraceus cultivar Zhongwan6 chromosome 1, CAAS_Psat_ZW6_1.0, whole genome shotgun sequence includes:
- the LOC127095386 gene encoding uncharacterized mitochondrial protein AtMg00810-like, with protein sequence MVSGRQFTIEGEPMKDATLFRQAMGALQYLTNTRPDIAFSVNKLSQYMSSPTMEYWQGIKRIFRYIQGTIDHCLHIKPSTNLDITGFSDANWATSIDDRKSIAGHCVFLGETLVSWSSRKQKVVSRSSTESEYRALADLATEITWTCSLMQELKFP